One window from the genome of Cucumis melo cultivar AY chromosome 10, USDA_Cmelo_AY_1.0, whole genome shotgun sequence encodes:
- the LOC103491908 gene encoding MLP-like protein 328: protein MSLVGKFVSELEINAPAEKYYEIFKDKVAHIPNISPTIFQNVEVHEGDWDTHGHGSIKVWNYTLDGKAEVFKEQVEFDDENFAVTLIGLEGDVFEHYKSFQGTYKVVPKGPEHSLAVLTLQFEKLKDDSPYPYKYLDLMHTITKDIEAHLK, encoded by the exons ATGTCTCTTGTTGGAAAGTTTGTGAGTGAATTAGAAATAAATGCACCTGCCGAGAAATATTACGAAATCTTCAAAGATAAAGTTGCCCATATTCCCAATATTTCCCCAACCATCTTCCAAAATGTTGAAGTTCATGAAGGTGATTGGGACACCCATGGCCATGGCTCCATCAAAGTTTGGAATTACACCCTAG ATGGGAAAGCTGAAGTATTCAAGGAACAGGTGGAATTTGATGACGAGAATTTTGCAGTAACTTTGATTGGATTGGAAGGAGATGTGTTCGAGCATTACAAATCTTTTCAGGGAACATATAAAGTTGTACCAAAAGGTCCGGAGCATAGCTTGGCAGTTTTGACTTTGCAATTTGAAAAACTTAAGGATGATTCTCCTTACCCATATAAATACCTTGATCTCATGCATACCATCACCAAGGACATCGAAGCTCACCTTAAATAA